A stretch of the Lactuca sativa cultivar Salinas chromosome 9, Lsat_Salinas_v11, whole genome shotgun sequence genome encodes the following:
- the LOC111895783 gene encoding hydrophobic protein RCI2B, whose protein sequence is MGTATFIDIILAIILPPLGVFFKFGCQVEFWICVLLTLFGWIPGIIYAIYAITK, encoded by the exons ATGGGTACAGCAACCTTTATTGACATAATTCTCGCAATCATCCTTCCTCCCCTTGGTGTGTTCTTCAAGTTCGGGTGTCAG GTGGAGTTTTGGATATGTGTGTTGTTGACTTTGTTTGGATGGATCCCTGGGATTATTTATGCAATTTATGCCATCACCAAGTGA
- the LOC111895790 gene encoding hydrophobic protein RCI2B, whose translation MGSTATCIDIILAIILPPLGVFFKFGCKVEFWICVLLTLFGWIPGIIYAIYAITK comes from the exons ATGGGAAGTACAGCAACCTGCATAGACATAATCCTCGCAATCATCCTTCCACCCCTCGGTGTGTTCTTCAAGTTCGGATGCAAG GTTGAGTTTTGGATATGTGTGTTGTTGACTTTGTTTGGATGGATCCCTGGGATTATTTATGCAATTTATGCCATCACCAAGTGA